In Sphingopyxis macrogoltabida, the sequence ACGGCGGCCTCGCCCAGATCGATCCGGTCGCCTTCGAGCGGCAATATGTCGCAATCCGCGTCGCTGATCTCGATTTCCTCTTCGCTCGCCGCCGCATCGACGTCGCGCAGGAATTTCAGATCGAAACTTTCGGTCAGGCTCGCCGGCACCGGCAGGTCGGTCGCGGCGCAGCGCTGGACGAGTTCGGCGCGCACCTCGCCGCGCGCCGCAATGCCGCCGGCGACGGCTCGCACCTCGGCGGTCACCGCGAAGGAGGCGAGTTCAACGAGATCGAGCCGTTTCGCGATCCGTTCGCGGGCTTCGGCGTCGGCTTCGATCGCAATCGTCTTGCCGTGCGCGGCATCGGCCAGCGTGACGATGTGCGAAAATTCGGGATCGGCGTTCAAGCGGAGCCCCCGGGCAGGCGGTCGGCGACGATCAGTTCGGCAACGGGTGTCGCGGCCAGCGCCGCACGCTGCGCAGCAACCTGCGCCGCGACATAGGCCAGCCGGTCTTCGCCGGGCGCGTCGCCGCGCCACAGGTTGCGGACCAGCGCGGCACGCAGCTCGCCCGACCCGTCGGCTGCCTTATAGGCGCCAAGGCGGCCGCCGAGCGCGCCGACCATCCGTCCGATCTGCTTGCCGACGACCATGTCGCCGAAACCGATCTGGCGCATCTGTCCGTCCATGTCCGATACGAAGAGTTCGGTGAGTTCGACGCCGGCGCGAACGGCATCGGGATCCTCGTCGATACGGTGGAGGACGAGGGCGAGGATCAGGCTGACCATGTCGAAACGGCCGTCCAGCGTATCGGGAACGCCGCCCTCCTCATACCAGTGCGGTTGGCGCGCGGTGGCGACGACGGCGTTCCAGAGCGGGCGGCGCGCCTCGCGCGGGTCGGGATCG encodes:
- a CDS encoding YceD family protein, which produces MNADPEFSHIVTLADAAHGKTIAIEADAEARERIAKRLDLVELASFAVTAEVRAVAGGIAARGEVRAELVQRCAATDLPVPASLTESFDLKFLRDVDAAASEEEIEISDADCDILPLEGDRIDLGEAAVQTLSLGLDPFPRHPDADRILAEKGVLSEGAAGPFAALAKLRGKPAS
- a CDS encoding ubiquinol-cytochrome C chaperone family protein, with product MISLRKLFKSDPDPREARRPLWNAVVATARQPHWYEEGGVPDTLDGRFDMVSLILALVLHRIDEDPDAVRAGVELTELFVSDMDGQMRQIGFGDMVVGKQIGRMVGALGGRLGAYKAADGSGELRAALVRNLWRGDAPGEDRLAYVAAQVAAQRAALAATPVAELIVADRLPGGSA